One Streptococcus sp. zg-86 DNA window includes the following coding sequences:
- a CDS encoding DNA-binding protein, whose product MADFLGVKYQTIRDKIDGKSDFKFGEALAIQTRFFPEYDMVFLFSEGSISG is encoded by the coding sequence ATGGCAGATTTTTTGGGCGTGAAATATCAGACTATCAGAGATAAAATCGACGGAAAATCAGATTTTAAATTTGGAGAAGCGTTAGCTATACAGACTAGATTTTTTCCTGAATACGATATGGTCTTTCTGTTTTCTGAAGGAAGTATTTCAGGATAA
- a CDS encoding helix-turn-helix domain-containing protein has translation MRRLREDKEMSLRELAEKTLLDYAFLSRVENDLRTLTLPQAKAVARELGCTVNELVG, from the coding sequence ATGCGTAGGCTGCGAGAGGACAAGGAAATGTCCTTGCGAGAGCTGGCGGAGAAGACGCTATTAGATTACGCATTCTTATCTCGTGTAGAGAATGATTTGCGGACGTTAACACTCCCACAGGCAAAGGCGGTGGCTCGTGAATTGGGCTGTACGGTGAATGAGCTGGTGGGGTAG